A genome region from Alicyclobacillus acidocaldarius subsp. acidocaldarius DSM 446 includes the following:
- a CDS encoding aldehyde dehydrogenase family protein, which produces MHRFEPCLNFIGGRWREPKTGQYGDNVNPANGEVLGVWARSGPDDLDDAVRAAREAQAAWRLVPAPERAKVLRRVADLLRDRKDEIARTLTMEMGKVIEEARGEVQEAIDMAEYMAGEGRRLFGQTTPSELPDKFAMSVRVPVGVVGIITPWNFPIAIASWKSLPAIVAGNAVVWKPAEETPLTARAFVEVYQEAGLPAGVLNVVFGDGPVVGEAMLHHPGIDVISFTGSTETGRHIASRAGANLKRVSLEMGGKNAITVLADADLDLAVDAILWSAYGTSGQRCTAASRVIVEREAEEALLARLLPRVQALRVGDGLDPAVNVGPVIHEEALAKIDRYVRLGVDEGARLLTGGRRLTEGPLARGFYYAPTVFAGVRPDMRIAQEEIFGPVLCVMAVDSFEEAIRVNNGVRYGLSASIFTRDVNRVFRAMRDLDTGIVYVNAGTTGAEIHLPFGGTKATGNGHRDSGQAALDVFTEWKTVYVDYSGRLQRAQIDNN; this is translated from the coding sequence ATGCATCGGTTTGAGCCTTGTCTGAATTTCATCGGCGGCAGGTGGCGCGAGCCCAAGACGGGGCAGTACGGGGACAACGTCAACCCCGCAAACGGCGAGGTGCTCGGGGTGTGGGCGAGATCGGGCCCGGACGATCTCGACGACGCCGTGCGGGCGGCCCGCGAGGCGCAGGCCGCGTGGCGCCTGGTGCCCGCTCCGGAGCGCGCGAAGGTGCTGCGGCGCGTCGCGGATCTGCTGCGGGATCGCAAGGACGAGATCGCGCGGACGCTGACAATGGAGATGGGCAAGGTCATCGAGGAGGCGCGCGGCGAGGTGCAGGAGGCCATCGACATGGCCGAGTACATGGCGGGCGAGGGGCGAAGGCTGTTCGGCCAGACGACGCCCTCGGAACTTCCCGACAAGTTCGCCATGAGCGTGCGCGTTCCGGTGGGCGTGGTGGGGATCATCACGCCGTGGAACTTCCCCATCGCCATCGCGTCGTGGAAGTCGCTTCCGGCCATCGTCGCCGGCAACGCCGTGGTGTGGAAGCCCGCGGAGGAGACACCGCTCACCGCGCGGGCGTTCGTGGAGGTGTATCAGGAGGCCGGGCTGCCTGCGGGCGTTCTGAACGTGGTGTTCGGCGATGGCCCCGTGGTCGGCGAGGCGATGCTCCATCACCCCGGGATCGACGTCATCTCCTTCACCGGATCGACGGAGACGGGGCGGCACATCGCGAGCCGTGCGGGTGCGAATCTGAAGCGCGTGTCCCTCGAGATGGGCGGCAAAAACGCCATCACGGTGCTCGCCGACGCGGACCTGGACCTCGCCGTGGACGCCATCCTCTGGAGTGCCTACGGCACGAGCGGCCAGCGGTGCACCGCGGCGAGCCGCGTGATCGTGGAGCGCGAGGCGGAGGAAGCGTTGCTCGCTCGCTTGCTGCCGCGCGTGCAGGCGCTCCGCGTCGGCGACGGGCTGGATCCGGCCGTCAACGTCGGGCCCGTCATCCACGAGGAAGCCCTCGCGAAGATCGACCGGTACGTGCGGCTCGGCGTGGACGAGGGTGCGCGGCTCTTGACTGGCGGCCGCAGGCTGACGGAGGGCCCGCTGGCGCGCGGCTTTTACTATGCGCCGACCGTGTTCGCCGGCGTCCGCCCCGACATGCGCATCGCGCAGGAGGAGATCTTCGGCCCGGTGCTCTGCGTGATGGCCGTCGACTCGTTCGAGGAAGCCATCCGCGTCAACAACGGGGTTCGCTACGGGCTCTCGGCCAGCATCTTCACGCGCGACGTCAACCGCGTGTTTCGCGCCATGCGCGATCTCGACACCGGGATCGTGTACGTCAACGCGGGCACGACGGGCGCCGAAATTCACCTGCCGTTCGGCGGTACCAAGGCCACCGGAAACGGGCACCGAGATTCCGGCCAGGCCGCCTTGGACGTCTTCACGGAGTGGAAGACCGTGTACGTCGATTACAGCGGCCGGCTGCAGCGCGCGCAGATCGACAACAACTGA
- the gabT gene encoding 4-aminobutyrate--2-oxoglutarate transaminase: MANVKTLPGAASAPHLQDAETYLARAYRPFLPAMIAKAEGSLLYDLDGNRYIDFVGGVGCLNVGHSHPKVVAAVVEQAKRFTHTDYTMFPYTSLVELAKRLAPKTRIPNAKGLFFNSGAEAVENAVKIARWATGRPGVIAFDGAFHGRTYMAMSLTSKLHPYKAHYGPYAPEVYRLPYPSATHGPRLDEFRRFLDRAAVTWFDPTQIACVIAEPIQGEGGYIVPVEGFFPLLREFCDKHGILLIADEIQTGYGRTGRFFAMEHEGVVPDLMTCGKSIAAGLPLSAVFGRAEIMDAPAENTLGGTYVGNPVAASAGLAVLDAMEEEGLVARAEEVGARIRAKLLELMRECRCIGDVRGRGAMLAVEFVRDRATMAPYPEMVARVLRLAMERGLLLMKCGVYNNAIRFLCPLNIPWDVLDEGLEIFAAVVREAKEREAHASV, translated from the coding sequence ATGGCGAACGTGAAGACGCTCCCGGGGGCGGCGAGCGCACCCCACCTGCAGGACGCCGAAACGTATTTGGCGCGCGCGTATCGGCCGTTCCTGCCCGCGATGATCGCGAAGGCGGAGGGAAGTCTGCTGTACGATCTCGACGGCAACCGATACATCGACTTCGTGGGCGGCGTCGGCTGCCTGAACGTCGGACACAGCCACCCGAAGGTGGTGGCGGCCGTCGTGGAGCAGGCGAAGCGGTTCACGCACACGGACTACACGATGTTCCCGTACACGTCGCTCGTCGAACTGGCGAAGCGCCTCGCGCCGAAGACGCGCATTCCGAACGCGAAGGGGCTTTTCTTCAACTCCGGCGCCGAGGCCGTGGAGAACGCGGTGAAGATCGCCAGATGGGCGACGGGGAGGCCGGGCGTGATCGCGTTCGACGGGGCCTTCCACGGGCGGACGTACATGGCCATGAGCCTCACCAGCAAGCTGCACCCGTACAAGGCGCACTACGGCCCGTACGCGCCGGAGGTGTACCGGCTCCCGTACCCGAGCGCGACGCACGGGCCGCGTCTCGATGAGTTCCGGCGGTTTCTCGACCGGGCCGCGGTGACGTGGTTCGATCCGACCCAAATCGCGTGCGTCATCGCGGAGCCCATTCAGGGCGAGGGTGGGTACATCGTGCCGGTGGAAGGCTTCTTCCCTCTCTTGCGAGAATTTTGCGACAAACACGGGATCCTGCTCATCGCGGACGAGATCCAGACCGGCTACGGGCGCACGGGGCGGTTTTTCGCCATGGAGCACGAGGGCGTGGTGCCGGATCTCATGACGTGCGGCAAGTCAATCGCTGCGGGGCTGCCGCTTTCCGCCGTGTTCGGCCGGGCCGAGATCATGGACGCGCCGGCCGAGAACACGCTCGGCGGCACGTATGTCGGCAACCCGGTAGCCGCAAGCGCGGGGCTCGCGGTGCTCGACGCGATGGAAGAGGAGGGGCTCGTGGCGCGGGCCGAGGAGGTCGGCGCGCGCATCCGCGCGAAGCTCCTCGAACTTATGCGCGAGTGCCGGTGCATCGGCGACGTGCGCGGGCGCGGCGCGATGCTCGCCGTGGAGTTCGTGCGCGATCGCGCCACGATGGCGCCGTACCCGGAGATGGTGGCGAGGGTTCTGCGCCTCGCCATGGAGCGGGGGCTCCTGCTCATGAAGTGCGGCGTGTACAACAACGCGATTCGCTTCCTGTGTCCGCTCAACATCCCATGGGACGTGCTGGACGAAGGGCTGGAGATCTTCGCGGCGGTGGTCCGCGAGGCGAAGGAGCGTGAGGCGCATGCATCGGTTTGA